From Anopheles darlingi chromosome 2, idAnoDarlMG_H_01, whole genome shotgun sequence, the proteins below share one genomic window:
- the LOC125960170 gene encoding lysophospholipid acyltransferase 7 has protein sequence MKDDIIYLVLLGTCIGFGQYYRKLTNPQEKKLIGTGFGFLVVLSVSGFHMLHMLFCYLVSALLIIYASRKVCHLACFGFMFGYLCFFRALALLGYESPPGHTNMIQMILTLKLVGLAFEVNAAHTRRQLAAAGTGEPPKDIDQTLLQLDMLNIFHYSFNYVGVLTGPYITYKTYLDAIYLPYSGRANCVAATLERLKVIPLYASLFLLVSYVWPLQYATSDEFYLEHSFIYRLWYVWPTFFIFRMRIYTGILLSECVCTMAGFGAYPVSFASKPGHGPTKETPVPASLEGLEYNFEAVRNIDVINTERCWTFREAMKYWNMCVQYWMAMYVYKRFPSKKYRTLATLGISALWHGVYGGYYFCICAAPFYLPIEDIYVKLFVNDATGTRRTVFNVLCWISKFFAFSYMGIAFLLLTVDKIWHYYSSVYHFGYVLWLVMFGVGVLLTKQRKAAAKREERARQQSTKQD, from the exons ATGAAGGACGATATCATCTATCTGGTGCTACTGGGCACGTGTATCGGATTCGGCCAGTACTACCGAAAGTTGACCAACCCGCAGGAAAAGAAACTCATCGGAACCGGTTTCGGgtttctggtggtgctgtcggTAAGCGGATTCCACATGCTGCACATGCTCTTCTGTTATCTCGTCAGTGCACTGCTGATAATCTATGCTAGTCGCAA AGTTTGTCATCTAGCGTGCTTTGGTTTCATGTTCGGTTACCTTTGCTTTTTCCGTGCGCTAGCGTTGCTAGGGTATGAATCGCCTCCCGGTCACACGAACATGATCCAGATGATACTCACCCTGAAGCTAGTGGGACTGGCGTTTGAGGTCAACGCTGCCCATACCCGCCGTCAACTGGCCGCCGCTGGCACAGGAGAGCCACCGAAGGATATCGATCAGACACTCTTGCAGCTCGATATGCTAAACATCTTCCACTACAGCTTCAACTATGTCGGTGTACTAACCGGACCGTACATTACCTACAAAACGTACCTCGATGCGATCTATTTACCGTACAGTGGGCGCGCCAACTGCGTTGCGGCTACGTTGGAAAGGCTAAAGGTTATCCCTCTTTACGCCAGTCTATTTCTGCTCGTATCCTACGTGTGGCCCCTCCAG TACGCCACCAGCGACGAGTTCTACTTGGAGCACTCGTTTATCTACCGGCTGTGGTATGTTTGGCCCACGTTCTTCATCTTTCGTATGCGCATCTACACGGGAATCCTGTTGAGTGAGTGCGTTTGCACGATGGCCGGTTTCGGGGCGTATCCGGTGTCCTTCGCTAGCAAACCAGGACACGGACCGACGAAGGAAACCCCGGTTCCGGCATCACTGGAAGGGTTGGAGTACAACTTTGAAGCAGTACGTAACATCGACGTCATCAATACGGAGCGCTGCTGGACGTTCCGTGAAGCGATGAAATACTGGAACATGTGCGTTCAGTACTGGATGGCCATGTACGTGTACAAGCGCTTCCCGAGCAAAAAATATCGCACACTAGCTACGCTCGGTATTTCCGCACTCTGGCATGGTGTCTACGGTGGTTACTACTTCTGCATCTGCGCCGCACCTTTCTATCTGCCGATCGAGGACATCTATGTTAAGCTGTTTGTGAACGATGCAACCGGTACCCGCCGAACGGTGTTCAACGTATTGTGCTGGATTTCCAagtttttcgctttctcgtACATGGGCATCGCGTTTCTGCTGCTAACGGTAGACAAAATCTGGCATTACTACAGCTCGGTGTACCACTTCGGCTACGTGCTGTGGTTGGTGATGTTTGGTGTCGGTGTGCTGCTTACCAAGCAGCGTAAAGCGGCCGCGAAGCGGGAGGAACGGGCCCGCCAGCAAAGTACAAAGCAGGATTAA
- the LOC125960168 gene encoding RING finger and CHY zinc finger domain-containing protein 1: MDGKKPIPTAGQGGLSGAAAMTTATGAEENEKRVGCAHYKRRAKFVTPCCNKFYMCRYCHDENETHFFNRKTVTELICTECNTRQRVQAECEKCGVRFGRYTCLVCNLFDDEDRNQYHCDGCGICRVGGRGRFFHCEVCNMCLPLQLKFDGHRCVENVSRSNCPVCLDDIHTSRIPCHIPDCGHLLHRTCFEELLSSGHYACPTCQTSMMDMNQLWEFLDAEVAATPMPKEYENYIVDILCKDCHKESTVKFHVVGLKCTHCGAYNTCRTKTKAIDGSNGSGSGSGTQSRTTSSAGPLSLVAGGNHNENGTTLRLEHPANGEGTTTATSLLLQSSVMSDDGEQPSTSTAPSVSSSSSSNSSSASSASSSSTITSTSVSLGGQRNGLLVSHNGQPPAAMNVISGGTDHTTSNSSSSSSSNSSSSGTSTASGTSNTNGGRSQVVNGVADESSSSSSPNCEDRSTYSSNSAAQI, from the exons aTGGACGGCAAGAAACCGATCCCAACGGCTGGTCAGGGCGGGttgagtggtgctgctgccatgacGACCGCCACTGGCGCGGAGGAGAACGAGAAGCGCGTCGGCTGTGCGCACTACAAGCGACGGGCCAAGTTCGTG ACACCGTGCTGCAACAAGTTCTACATGTGCCGGTACTGCCACGATGAGAATGAGACACACTTCTTCAACCGGAAAACGGTCACGGAACTGATCTGCACCGAGTGCAACACCCGGCAGCGAGTGCAGGCGGAGTGTGAAAAGTGTGGCGTACGCTTTGGACGG tACACCTGCTTGGTGTGTAACTTATTTGACGACGAGGATCGCAACCAGTATCACTGTGATGGGTGTGGGATATGTCGAGTCGGAGGTCGCGGACGCTTCTTTCACTGTGAGGTGTGCAACATGTGCTTGCCATTGCAGCTAAAGTTTGACGGTCATCGG TGTGTGGAGAATGTATCTCGCTCGAATTGTCCCGTGTGCTTGGACGACATACACACTTCGCGCATTCCATGCCACATTCCGGACTGTGGTCACCTCCTGCATCGAACGTGCTTTGAGGAGCTG CTATCCTCCGGTCATTACGCTTGCCCCACCTGCCAGACGTCGATGATGGACATGAACCAGCTGTGGGAGTTTCTCGATGCGGAGGTGGCCGCAACGCCCATGCCAAAGGAGTACGAAAACTATATTGTCGACATACTGTGTAAAGATTGCCATAAG GAATCGACGGTAAAGTTCCACGTGGTCGGGCTCAAGTGTACGCATTGTGGCGCCTACAACACCTGCCGGACAAAGACGAAAGCGATTGACGGAAGCAATGGCAGCGGTAGTGGTAGCGGCACGCAATCACGCACGACCTCTTCGGCAGGCCCACTGTCACTAGTGGCCGGTGGTAATCACAACGAAAATG GGACGACGTTACGATTGGAGCATCCAGCGAATGGCGAAGGTACTACGACGGCCACGTCGCTACTGCTCCAATCATCGGTAatgagtgatgatggtgaacaACCGAGTACCTCGACCGCACCATCTgtttcctcgtcctcttcgtccAACTCTTCATCCGCATCGTCCgcatcctcgtcctcgacaatcaccagcaccagcgtgtCGCTCGGTGGTCAACGGAACGGGTTACTCGTGTCTCACAACGGGCAGCCGCCAGCTGCCATGAACGTAATCTCCGGTGGAACCGATCATACCACttccaacagtagcagtagttcaagtagcaacagcagcagcagcggcaccagcactgcttccggcaccagcaacaccaatgGCGGACGATCGCAGGTAGTGAACGGTGTTGCCGATGAGagttcatcgtcatcctcacCGAATTGCGAAGACCGTTCCACGTACAGCAGCAATAGTGCGGCACAAATCTGA